A stretch of Thermotoga sp. SG1 DNA encodes these proteins:
- a CDS encoding diguanylate cyclase has protein sequence MKVRIELEDETLRRRLEKIVQEAGFLINEAADLIVTDKTKNNEKQTVLIARSLPDEIPENVLDVIDPDLPDFLLRKSFEMIKTYLKFPRGILSYLEEEFEKAKRYDFPLSAIYLFFEDEKTAERVYESIQEILRSSDRIDFVRKNELMIVLPGTAKEGAERLLKRLKRKLLRLDWTKQTFFEYGIAQVEDWMETVDDLFASLEISMRRL, from the coding sequence ATGAAGGTCAGGATCGAACTGGAAGACGAAACACTCAGAAGAAGACTTGAAAAAATCGTTCAGGAAGCAGGATTTCTGATAAACGAAGCGGCCGATCTGATCGTCACCGACAAGACGAAAAACAATGAAAAACAAACAGTTCTGATTGCAAGATCTCTTCCAGACGAAATTCCGGAGAACGTTCTGGATGTGATCGATCCTGATCTTCCAGATTTTCTTCTGAGAAAAAGCTTTGAGATGATAAAGACGTATTTGAAGTTTCCACGGGGTATTCTCAGCTACCTCGAAGAAGAGTTTGAAAAAGCCAAAAGATACGATTTCCCTCTCTCGGCTATATACTTGTTCTTTGAAGACGAGAAAACAGCAGAGCGCGTCTATGAGAGTATTCAGGAGATTTTAAGGTCGTCTGACAGGATCGATTTTGTGAGAAAGAACGAACTGATGATTGTCCTTCCAGGAACCGCAAAAGAGGGAGCTGAGCGACTCCTCAAAAGGCTGAAACGGAAACTTCTCAGGCTCGACTGGACAAAACAAACCTTCTTCGAGTACGGGATAGCACAGGTTGAAGACTGGATGGAAACCGTTGATGATCTGTTCGCGTCTTTAGAGATTTCCATGAGGAGGTTGTGA
- the pdxT gene encoding pyridoxal 5'-phosphate synthase glutaminase subunit PdxT, translated as MKIGVLGVQGDVREHVEALHKLGVETLIVKLPEHLDMVDGLILPGGESTTMIRILKEMNMDEKLVEKINDGLPVFATCAGVILLARRINNYKQEKLGVLDVTVERNAYGRQVESFETFIEIPAIGKDPFRAIFIRAPKIVETGQSVEILAYHEGDPVLVKEGKILASTFHPELTDDLRLHRYFLETVK; from the coding sequence ATGAAAATCGGTGTCCTTGGGGTTCAGGGAGATGTTAGAGAACATGTTGAAGCACTGCATAAACTCGGTGTCGAAACGCTGATTGTAAAGCTTCCAGAGCATCTTGACATGGTCGATGGGTTGATACTTCCAGGTGGAGAGTCCACCACCATGATTCGTATTCTGAAAGAGATGAACATGGACGAAAAGCTGGTGGAGAAGATAAACGATGGTCTTCCCGTCTTTGCAACGTGTGCTGGAGTGATACTTCTTGCAAGACGCATCAACAATTACAAACAGGAAAAACTAGGTGTTCTGGACGTCACCGTGGAAAGAAACGCATACGGAAGACAGGTGGAGAGTTTCGAAACCTTCATCGAAATACCTGCGATAGGGAAAGACCCGTTCAGGGCGATCTTCATAAGAGCACCAAAGATCGTGGAAACTGGTCAGAGCGTGGAAATCCTCGCATACCACGAAGGTGACCCTGTTCTTGTGAAAGAAGGAAAGATTCTGGCAAGCACGTTCCATCCTGAACTCACCGACGATCTAAGACTTCACAGATACTTCCTGGAGACGGTGAAATGA